The following proteins are encoded in a genomic region of Aptenodytes patagonicus chromosome 13, bAptPat1.pri.cur, whole genome shotgun sequence:
- the MYADM gene encoding myeloid-associated differentiation marker: MAMATVNLHAVTSWVGIARLFAVVLSCIAFSLVASTGDFKGSYGTWCMFTWCFCFAVTLLVLVLELLELYPKLPLSWDDFTSAFSMLAALMVFTTSVVFPSIFISSPCSSSKCARQAAATTVSFLCFFAYALEVGLTRAKPGDISSFLSTVPGLLKVFEAYVACLIFSLLDTYSSKGGLQWCVAVYSICFIVTLIIIIITIGRCITYIPCPLEKMLVGYNTLALMMYITATVLWPLYSFQGGNRPDTCGRNCWWDKNLGVTFLTIFNLIAYLVDLVYSTRMVFIRAPP, translated from the coding sequence ATGGCCATGGCGACGGTGAACCTCCACGCCGTGACCTCCTGGGTGGGCATCGCCCGGCTCTTTGCCGTCGTGCTGTCCTGCATCGCCTTCAGCTTGGTGGCCTCCACTGGGGACTTCAAGGGTTCCTACGGGACGTGGTGCATGTTCACCTGGTGCTTCTGCTTTGCCGTGacgctgctggtgctggtgctggagctgctggagctctACCCCAAGCTGCCGCTCTCCTGGGATGACTTCACCTCGGCTTTCTCCATGCTGGCGGCGCTGATGGTCTTCACCACCTCCGTGGTCTTCCCCTCCATCTTCAtcagcagcccctgcagcagcagcaagtgtgCCCGGCAGGCCGCGGCCACCACTgtctccttcctctgcttctttgcCTACGCCCTCGAGGTGGGGCTCACCCGCGCCAAGCCAGGGGACATCTCCAGCTTCCTCTCCACCGTGCCCGGGCTCCTCAAGGTGTTTGAAGCCTACGTGGCCTGTCTCATCTTCTCCTTGCTGGATACCTACAGTTCGAAAGGTGGCCTGCAGTGGTGTGTGGCCGTCTACTCCATCTGCTTCATCGTCaccctcatcatcatcatcatcaccatcggCCGGTGCATCACCTACATACCCTGCCCACTGGAGAAGATGCTGGTGGGCTACAACACCCTGGCCCTGATGATGTACATCACCGCCACTGTCCTCTGGCCCCTCTACAGCTTCCAGGGGGGGAACCGCCCCGACACCTGCGGCAGGAACTGCTGGTGGGACAAGAACCTGGGGGTCACCTTCCTCACCATCTTCAACCTCATCGCCTACTTGGTGGACCTGGTCTACTCCACCAGGATGGTCTTCATCAGGGCACCTCCTTAA
- the SEPTIN12 gene encoding septin-12 isoform X2, with product MEPPAVPEEEMPLTVASGPAGCQLFGYVGIEAVLDQMKIKTMKTGFEFNIMVVGQSGLGKSTMVNTLFKSKVSRKASQPGQEERIPKTVQLQSITHVIEEKGVKMKLTVTDTPGFGDQINNENCWDPIIKYINEQYERYLREEILITRKRKIPDTRVHGCVYFVPPTGHWLRPLDLEFMRRLSKIVNVVPVIAKADTLTLEERAEFKQRIQEDLKTHAISVYPQEDFDQDPDDRALNDRIREKIPFAVVGADQEHQVNGKRVLGRKTKWGIIEVENPAHCEFPLLRDLLIRSHLQDLKDITHNVHYESYRVQRLNESNRPALSPLNGLPGKDEGGSNL from the exons ATGGAGCCGCCGGCCGTGCCGGAAGAGGAGATGCCCCTCACCGTGGCGTCCGGCCCAGCGGGTTGCCAGCTCTTCGGTTACGTGGGAATCGAAGCCGTGCTCGACCAGATGAAAATCAAAACCATGAAGACGGGCTTCGAGTTCAACATCATGGTTGTGG GGCAGAGCGGGCTGGGGAAGTCGACGATGGTGAACACCCTCTTCAAGTCCAAAGTGAGCCGCAAAGCCTCGCAGCCCGGCCAGGAGGAACGCATCCCCAAGACGGTGCAGCTGCAGTCCATCACCCATG TCATCGAGGAGAAGGGTGTGAAGATGAAGCTGACGGTGACGGACACGCCGGGGTTTGGGGACCAGATCAACAACGAGAACTG CTGGGACCCCATCATCAAATACATCAACGAGCAGTACGAGAGGTACCTACGTGAGGAGATCCTCATCACCCGCAAGAGGAAGATCCCGGACACCCGGGTCCATGGATGCGTCTACTTCGTCCCCCCCACGGGTCACTG GCTGCGCCCACTGGACCTGGAGTTTATGCGGCGGCTCAGTAAGATCGTGAACGTGGTGCCGGTGATCGCCAAAGCCGACACGCTCACCCTGGAGGAACGGGCAGAGTTCAAGCAACGG ATCCAGGAGGACCTGAAGACCCACGCCATCAGTGTGTACCCGCAAGAGGACTTCGACCAGGACCCAGATGACAGGGCACTGAATGACAGGATTCGG GAGAAGATCCCCTTTGCCGTGGTGGGGGCCGACCAGGAGCACCAGGTGAACGGCAAGCGGGTGCTGGGCCGCAAGACCAAGTGGGGCATCATTGAAG TGGAGAACCCGGCGCACTGCGAGTTCCCCCTCCTGCGGGACCTGCTGATCCG GTCCCACCTGCAGGACCTGAAGGACATCACCCACAACGTCCATTACGAGAGCTACCGCGTGCAGCGGCTGAACGAGAGCAACCGGCCAGCGCTGAGCCCCCTCAACGGGCTGCCCGGCAAGGATGAGGGCGGCAGCAACCTCTGA